One genomic region from Salvia splendens isolate huo1 unplaced genomic scaffold, SspV2 ctg134, whole genome shotgun sequence encodes:
- the LOC121789088 gene encoding uncharacterized protein LOC121789088 isoform X2 — protein MGKFKDDHKLKSSSSSPRDESMSKSRRSDRSFEHHSCKGRVPVRPKSWPVETDNTLSYPLTESNNNVEDYEISDDQRYTTEETKLLTLIYMDVSKDYILGARRHKVQRVHPGEGTSS, from the exons ATGGGTAAATTCAAAGATGATCACAAGCTCAAGAGCTCGTCGTCTTCTCCTCGAG ATGAATCGATGAGCAAAAGTCGCAGATCTGATAGATCTTTCGAGCACCATTCCTGTAAAG GGCGGGTTCCGGTTAGACCGAAGAGTTGGCCCGTGGAGACGGATAATACCCTATCTTATCCGTTGACGGAATCAAACAACAATGTTGAAGATTACGAAATCTCAGATGACCAAAGGTACACGACCGAGGAGACGAAATTGTTGACGCTCATCTACATGGACGTCTCAAAAGACTATATTTTGGGAGCGCGTCGCCACAAAGTACAACGAGTTCATCCCGGTGAGGGCACGTCATCGTGA
- the LOC121789088 gene encoding uncharacterized protein LOC121789088 isoform X1, protein MGKFKDDHKLKSSSSSPRDESMSKSRRSDRSFEHHSCKGFNNFVGQKGRVPVRPKSWPVETDNTLSYPLTESNNNVEDYEISDDQRYTTEETKLLTLIYMDVSKDYILGARRHKVQRVHPGEGTSS, encoded by the exons ATGGGTAAATTCAAAGATGATCACAAGCTCAAGAGCTCGTCGTCTTCTCCTCGAG ATGAATCGATGAGCAAAAGTCGCAGATCTGATAGATCTTTCGAGCACCATTCCTGTAAAG GGTTTAACAATTTTGTTGGCCAAAAAGGGCGGGTTCCGGTTAGACCGAAGAGTTGGCCCGTGGAGACGGATAATACCCTATCTTATCCGTTGACGGAATCAAACAACAATGTTGAAGATTACGAAATCTCAGATGACCAAAGGTACACGACCGAGGAGACGAAATTGTTGACGCTCATCTACATGGACGTCTCAAAAGACTATATTTTGGGAGCGCGTCGCCACAAAGTACAACGAGTTCATCCCGGTGAGGGCACGTCATCGTGA